CGGGTTGTCGCGAAATCAGAAACATTGGCAGCAGTTAACTTAAATGCTTTCCCTAATCCTACTATAGGCCACCAGGTAATAGTCACCTTTACTGTACCCCAAACCCAGTTTGTGAACTTGCGGGTTCATGATAGCCAAGGAAGAGTGTTAAACACCTTGTTTGAGGCTGTAGCCCAAGCTGGTCAGGAATACAAATCTACTTGGTTTGTTAAAAATCAATCAACTGGAATGTATTTCTTACGATTACAAACACCCAGTAAAGCCTGCACTCAAAAACTGATTGTATCCAAATAGTTTGTCTTAGAAAACGACCGTTTTACGAGACAAAATCAGAGCCTCCCAAAAGAGGCTTTTTTCGGCTAAAAACCGTATCAAATGACCATCTCACAAATCAAAAAGAATTTTGTATATTTGAGATGGCATTCGTGAGACAAATATGAAAATAGGCTACGCCCGGGTCAGCACCCAGGATCAAAAATTAGAACTACAACTCGATGCTCTTATCAAGCAAGGTTGTGAGCTCGTCTTCCAGGAAAAGAAATCGGGTAAGAACAAAGAACGACCGGAGCTCGAAAAATTGCTAGGTCAAATCCGGTCCGGCGATACGGTAGTAGTTTGGAAACTTGATCGCTTAGGTAGATCCTTGCGCGATTTGATTGACTTAGTTGCTGAGTTTCAGAAGAGGGGGGTAGACTTCGTGAGTTTACAGGATGGGATCAATACGGCTACTTCTACCGGGCGCTTTACCTTTAACATCTTTGCATCACTCGCGGAGTTTGAACGCGAGATTATTAAGGAAAGAACGAAAGCCGGGTTAGTCGCTGCTAGAGCTCGGGGTAGAGCAGGAGGGAGACCGGCAGGTTTAACTCTAGAAGCCCAAGAAAAAGCGAAGTCCGCAAAAGTACTTTTGGAATCGGGTAAAAGGCCGGAAGAAATAGCGAAGATTTTAGGTATCTCTCGGGCAACCTGTTATCGTTATTTAGAGTTTGCTGCTAAATAAAATTGTTAATTGACTACACAAAGTGGAAATACTCTGCTTCAATTACAGATTTTGTGCTTGTGCGATCTTCTCATCTATAGAGTCGAAGTAGGATACATAATCTGTTAAA
The sequence above is a segment of the Adhaeribacter swui genome. Coding sequences within it:
- a CDS encoding recombinase family protein yields the protein MKIGYARVSTQDQKLELQLDALIKQGCELVFQEKKSGKNKERPELEKLLGQIRSGDTVVVWKLDRLGRSLRDLIDLVAEFQKRGVDFVSLQDGINTATSTGRFTFNIFASLAEFEREIIKERTKAGLVAARARGRAGGRPAGLTLEAQEKAKSAKVLLESGKRPEEIAKILGISRATCYRYLEFAAK